In a genomic window of Feifania hominis:
- the thpR gene encoding RNA 2',3'-cyclic phosphodiesterase: MSAAERLFAAILLDEDCRTAAAQAIDGLRAGAAAGSFTPRENLHLTLVFLGETDRADAARRALRSVEGAPFPLTFGAAGRFRRDGGDIWWLGVEPCAPLLAIQRRLAQAFRGEGFELERRAYRPHLTLGRRVALRPGFGAGEWSAGLPKLRCPVRALSLMRSERTAGGMRYTEIERQQLSRG; encoded by the coding sequence TTGAGCGCCGCCGAGCGGCTCTTCGCGGCGATTCTGCTCGATGAGGACTGCCGGACTGCGGCCGCGCAGGCGATCGACGGGCTGCGCGCGGGTGCGGCGGCAGGCAGCTTCACCCCGCGGGAGAATCTGCATCTGACGCTCGTCTTTCTCGGCGAGACCGACCGCGCCGACGCGGCGCGCCGGGCGCTTCGGTCGGTGGAGGGCGCGCCCTTCCCGCTCACGTTCGGTGCGGCCGGCCGCTTTCGCCGCGACGGGGGCGACATCTGGTGGCTGGGCGTCGAACCCTGCGCACCGCTTCTCGCCATTCAGCGGCGTCTCGCCCAGGCTTTTCGCGGCGAGGGCTTTGAGCTGGAGCGCCGCGCCTACCGGCCCCATCTGACCCTCGGGCGGCGGGTGGCGCTGCGCCCCGGCTTTGGCGCCGGGGAGTGGAGCGCGGGTCTGCCGAAGCTGCGCTGTCCCGTCCGGGCGCTGAGCCTCATGCGCTCCGAGCGCACGGCGGGCGGCATGCGCTACACCGAAATTGAGAGACAGCAGCTCTCGCGTGGGTAG